One Vicinamibacteria bacterium genomic window carries:
- a CDS encoding adenine phosphoribosyltransferase, with amino-acid sequence MDLQADIDSLKAAIRDVPDFPKKGIVFKDITTLLKDPVTFRRAVDLFVVLCGGERVDKVVAIESRGFILGSLVASRLGAGFVPVRKPGKLPARTVKATYDLEYGTDSLEIHEDAVSAGERVLIVDDVIATGGTARAVGDLTKKLGGIVAAYAFLVELTFLNGREKLMGYRVNSLIRY; translated from the coding sequence ATGGACCTCCAGGCCGACATCGATTCCTTGAAGGCAGCGATTCGCGACGTCCCTGATTTCCCGAAAAAGGGGATCGTCTTCAAGGACATCACGACCCTCCTGAAGGACCCCGTGACATTCCGGCGAGCCGTAGACCTCTTCGTAGTTCTCTGTGGGGGAGAGAGGGTGGACAAGGTCGTGGCCATCGAGAGCCGGGGCTTCATTCTGGGCAGCCTGGTCGCCAGTCGGCTGGGGGCGGGCTTTGTGCCGGTGCGGAAGCCGGGCAAGCTGCCGGCGCGGACGGTAAAGGCCACCTATGACCTGGAGTACGGGACGGACTCCCTCGAGATCCACGAGGATGCCGTGTCGGCCGGGGAGCGCGTGCTCATCGTAGACGATGTGATTGCAACCGGAGGAACGGCCCGGGCGGTGGGAGACCTCACGAAGAAGCTGGGCGGCATCGTCGCGGCCTACGCCTTCCTGGTCGAGCTGACCTTCCTCAATGGACGCGAGAAGCTCATGGGGTATAGGGTGAATAGCCTCATCCGTTACTAG
- a CDS encoding acylphosphatase yields the protein MAAYRFLVQGRVQGVGYRYFVLRQAEALGVAGYARNRDDGTVEVVAEGSEETLLHFEGRLREGPAFARVEGLERAAIASRGDQGFHIR from the coding sequence GTGGCCGCGTATCGGTTCCTGGTACAAGGGCGGGTGCAAGGTGTCGGCTACCGCTACTTTGTCCTCCGGCAAGCGGAGGCGTTGGGAGTGGCCGGCTACGCTCGCAACCGGGACGACGGGACGGTGGAGGTCGTAGCGGAGGGTTCCGAGGAGACGCTGCTCCACTTCGAGGGCCGGCTACGGGAGGGTCCGGCCTTCGCCCGGGTCGAGGGGCTAGAGCGCGCAGCCATCGCTTCTCGCGGCGATCAGGGCTTTCACATTCGCTAG